One Brassica oleracea var. oleracea cultivar TO1000 chromosome C7, BOL, whole genome shotgun sequence genomic window carries:
- the LOC106303836 gene encoding uncharacterized protein LOC106303836, producing MPLSASISSPSSLALLSTRSRSPLSFFISTPKTLIISRTRTPGSPSTSLFASRRPRDFINGRRDGFVDGDRSWNKKIKPEYGFDEDYEEDEDEEEEEEEEEDRSLDLLLRFVENVFRKVSKRARKAVRSVLPVSISTKLVGFSVNGVLILAFLWILKAFLEVACTLGTIVFTSILFIRGLWAGVAYVQESRNNRINELADDPRAWNGVQPAS from the exons ATGCCACTGTCCGCATCAATATCATCGCCGTCTTCTCTCGCTCTTCTCTCAACCCGATCACGATCGCCTCTCTCTTTCTTCATCTCCACTCCCAAAACCCTAATCATCTCCAGAACCAGAACCCCTGGTTCTCCTTCCACTTCCCTTTTTGCTTCCCGGCGACCCCGCGACTTCATCAAC GGGAGGAGGGATGGTTTCGTAGACGGTGATCGGAGCTGGAACAAGAAGATCAAACCGGAGTATGGGTTCGATGAGGATTACGAAGAGGACGAAGACGAGGAGGAGGAGGAGGAGGAAGAAGAAGATAGAAGCTTGGATCTTTTACTTCGTTTCGTCGAGAATGTCTTCAGAAAAGTTTCGAAGCGAGCAAGGAAAGCCGTCCGATCTGTTTTGCCTGTTTCCATCTCCACCAAGCTG GTGGGTTTCTCAGTGAATGGCGTACTTATACTTGCATTTTTATGGATCTTGAAGGCCTTTCTCGAG GTAGCTTGCACACTTGGGACTATTGTATTTACGAGCATTCTATTTATACGGGGACTTTGGGCTGGTGTAGCATACGTACAAGAAAGCCGCAACAACAGGATCAATGAACTTGCTGATGACCCCCGTGCATGGAATGGGGTGCAACCAGCTTCTTGA